The region ATCAGAGTATGTCAATTGTTTATCTACATAGTCCTGAATCTTAGCGATTTCTTTCTTTTGGTTTCCAGTTTCATTGGTAATCTGTTCACCAGTTGCGGTGTAATATAAATCACCACCGTACTTAGTATACTTTTTAGAAACGAAACTGCCATCACGAAATGCCACAATCTGATTAAAGTTCTTCGCAGTCATATCTTGTCCAAATTCAATTGTCCCTGGAGTTTTAATTCCTAATATGTTCATCAAGGTTGGCATAACATCTATTTCACCACTGTAATTATGATTAATTCCACCCTTAAGCCCATCAGCGTGAATCATGAATGGAACTTTTTGGAACATTGCTAAGTCATAGTTATTAACACCCTTTAATCCTAAAATTTTAGCAATGGCTGGTTTATGGTTATTTGAAATACCGTAATGATCTCCATACAAAACAAGAACACTCTTTTTCTCAAGTCCTGACTTCTTCAAATATTGCATTAATTCACCAATTGATTGGTCCAAATAATGAGCAGTTTGCACATATGGATCCACAGTTGGGTCACCCGTATCCCACGGAGCAATCGTTGCATTTTCCTTCGAAATCAAATAAGGATAGTGATTTGAAACCGTAATCAACTTCGCGTAAAACGGTTGTGGAAGTTGTTGCACATATTGCATCGAGTCACGTAAGAAGATTTTATCTTTCATCCCATAACCACTGACGTAACCTGGTTTAATATCAAAATACTGCTTGCTAAAGAAATATTGATATCCAAATGACTTGTACGCATTATCACGATTCCAAAAACTAGGAACATCCCCGTGAAAGGCAGCTGTCGTATATCCATGTTGATCAAGAATTGCTGGCGTTGATTGGAATGTATTGGTTGTTCCGTCAGTTACCATAGCGGCTCCTTCTGGAAGTCCAAACAAAGAATTCTCAAGCATCATCTCAGCATCGGCAGTCTTCCCTTGCCCAACTTGGTTAAAGAAGTTATCAAATGCTAATGTATTTTTATCATGATAAAGTTTGTTAAGGTTTGGCGTAATCTCTTGCCCTTTCCACTTTTTATCAATTACAAATTGTTGCAAACTCTCCAAATGAATTACAAAAACATTTTTTCCTTTTTCAACCCCCTTGTATTGAATATTAGGGTTAGCATGTGTTTCTTTAAGAAATTTCCTGATAGGATCTAGCTGAGAACTCTTAGCCTCTTTCTTTTTATTACCATTTTGATACGTTTTAATCCCGTCATAAAGAGTATAGGACTGCAATCCAAGGTACTTTACAATGTAATTATTATCAAACGTTCTAGTTAACAATCCTGATCGATTAGCATATGCCATAGTTAGGTTGGCACCTAATACAGCAAACGATAAAATTGTCACTAAGAAAGCATTAACGATCTTAAATGGTCGCTTATCGATCTTTACAAAGCCAAACACTAGAATAAGTATTACGAACAAAACATCTAAGAATACTAAAAAGTCAGTTGCTCTCAGTATCCCCATTAAGCTCTTTCCCAGATTATCAGATGCAGATCCTGAACCCTTAATCAAACTAAAGGTAATAAAATCCGAAAATTCGCGATAATACAAAATATTTGCAAAGAGCCAAGTGGACAAAATTGCATCCATAACAATCATGTACCAATAAGCCCACTTACCACGAATATATAGTCCAATTCCGAATAACAGAATTGCAAAGCCTAAGGGGCTAATTGCAAGTATTAACTGCTGCATTGGTCCCTGTGCACCTAAAGTGAACTTAGTCTGATAAGCTATGTACGACTTAATCCAAAATAATATTGTAATAAGGGCAAAGAAGCCAAACTTGCTATTTAAATCTCTTCTCGCCCT is a window of Pediococcus claussenii ATCC BAA-344 DNA encoding:
- a CDS encoding LTA synthase family protein, translating into MNQLWHRARRDLNSKFGFFALITILFWIKSYIAYQTKFTLGAQGPMQQLILAISPLGFAILLFGIGLYIRGKWAYWYMIVMDAILSTWLFANILYYREFSDFITFSLIKGSGSASDNLGKSLMGILRATDFLVFLDVLFVILILVFGFVKIDKRPFKIVNAFLVTILSFAVLGANLTMAYANRSGLLTRTFDNNYIVKYLGLQSYTLYDGIKTYQNGNKKKEAKSSQLDPIRKFLKETHANPNIQYKGVEKGKNVFVIHLESLQQFVIDKKWKGQEITPNLNKLYHDKNTLAFDNFFNQVGQGKTADAEMMLENSLFGLPEGAAMVTDGTTNTFQSTPAILDQHGYTTAAFHGDVPSFWNRDNAYKSFGYQYFFSKQYFDIKPGYVSGYGMKDKIFLRDSMQYVQQLPQPFYAKLITVSNHYPYLISKENATIAPWDTGDPTVDPYVQTAHYLDQSIGELMQYLKKSGLEKKSVLVLYGDHYGISNNHKPAIAKILGLKGVNNYDLAMFQKVPFMIHADGLKGGINHNYSGEIDVMPTLMNILGIKTPGTIEFGQDMTAKNFNQIVAFRDGSFVSKKYTKYGGDLYYTATGEQITNETGNQKKEIAKIQDYVDKQLTYSDKVINGDLLRFNKLDWFKKVNKADYNYKKQNGLEQLEQADKKFPTSLVSQNHGKSTMGDYKTDAPEIKDDEKDSK